From the Pleurodeles waltl isolate 20211129_DDA chromosome 6, aPleWal1.hap1.20221129, whole genome shotgun sequence genome, the window ACCTAGGGTGCCTGTTGACACTACCTAATCTGTCAGCCTCCTCCTTGAAGGAGATGTAGAGCTTAAATGTGGCAGATTTGTGACCAGCCAACCATGGGTACCCTAATTTTCACGTCTGTGGCACCTTCACAATTGATTGCTGTGGAATATTGCGGTCTGCAATTGTCCCTGGAAAAATCTTCATTCAGCAAAACATAATCCTCTAAAGATGCATGATGTGTCTTTTTAAGAAAAGTCTTCCAACCTACAGGGTAAAACTGCTGGTGTCCATGTTAGTAGAGGAAGAGTATCGTTTACTGCTGCGCTGGCTCTCTTGTTGCTTGAGGCTTCCAAAGCGACCTTTGCAGCTTACATTCTTCATCATTTGAAGAACTTCCTTACGGAACTTGACACCAACAAAAGCGTAGAGCACAGGGTTGAGGCAGCAGCGAGTGAAGGCCAGGCTGCTGGTGACAATGATGGCGATGTCCCTCTGCTTGCTCTCCGTGCAAGTCATCTGCCGGCTCCACAAGAAGTCAGTGGTTTCCAGGAATGTGACTAGGTTGTAGGGCAACTGGAAGATGAAGAAAACAACCACTAAGGAAATGATCACCTTCAAGGCTTTGTGCTTCTCAAAGTTCCTAGCTACCAGAAGGGTCTTGATGATAACTGAGTAGCAGAAAACCATCAGGACGAATGGGATCAGGAAACCTAGAGTcacctgtgtgacattggtgagcCCTTTCACCACCTTAGTGACGTCTTCGGGGAATATCATCCTGCACAGGTGCACGCTATCTCGAAGCTCTGACCTGCTGTACACAAACTGGGGGAGAGTCAGGAGGACTGAGAAGAACCACACTGTGACCGAGATGACCTTGCTGTAGTAGGCGGTCTTCAGGCGCAGTTTCCGCGCTGACGTTGCTCGGACGATCATGATGTATCGATCGACACTGACACAGGTCAGGAAAAGGAAGCCACTGTAGAAATTGATTGTGTACAAGCCCTGAAGAAGCTTGCACATCCCAGTGCCGAAAACCCAACCATGAATTGAGCTGATGGTGATGAAAGGGAAGGTCATTAGCAGGAGAAGGTCAGACAGGGCCAAGTTTAGCAGAAAGACATCTGTCATTGACTGTATCTTGCGGTAGTAGATGTACGTGGCTAGAACCAGGCTGTTTCCCACAATTCCGAGCACAAATACCACAGAGTAGATACAGGGCTGGTAGACTCTGCTGAAGTCTCGGACGTCATTCTTCTCGCATCTTTCTGGCATTGAACTGTAATCTATCGAATAAATATCTCCATCATAAATGGTCAAGGACGAGCCTTCTTCCCAGATGGTGACGAAACTCTGTAGAGAAAGGAGACATGATTGGGTTGCTGTTAGTCAAATACTATGTGTTACTTTGTCAAATTTGGCTGATGACCCAGAAACACTTAGCAGACTGCTAGAGCTTGAGACCATGGCATAATCAGGTTTCTCTTTTTTATTCAAACAGAGCAGCCCATGCAAGCTGAGACGTGTCCCTTTTCTGTCATTCACGGAGGATGTTTACCACTCTAAAACATCCTCCGTGCACCACAGAACCCTCTACTACACA encodes:
- the CCR10 gene encoding C-C chemokine receptor type 10; this encodes MESETEPSTASFVTIWEEGSSLTIYDGDIYSIDYSSMPERCEKNDVRDFSRVYQPCIYSVVFVLGIVGNSLVLATYIYYRKIQSMTDVFLLNLALSDLLLLMTFPFITISSIHGWVFGTGMCKLLQGLYTINFYSGFLFLTCVSVDRYIMIVRATSARKLRLKTAYYSKVISVTVWFFSVLLTLPQFVYSRSELRDSVHLCRMIFPEDVTKVVKGLTNVTQVTLGFLIPFVLMVFCYSVIIKTLLVARNFEKHKALKVIISLVVVFFIFQLPYNLVTFLETTDFLWSRQMTCTESKQRDIAIIVTSSLAFTRCCLNPVLYAFVGVKFRKEVLQMMKNVSCKGRFGSLKQQESQRSSKRYSSSTNMDTSSFTL